Part of the Anopheles gambiae chromosome 3, idAnoGambNW_F1_1, whole genome shotgun sequence genome is shown below.
GGTTCCACTGACGGCTGCACACTTCTGGAACGTGGCCACATTCTGCCGCCGGTTGGTCCAGATGACACCGAGCACATCTTCGCCGGCCCAGTTAACCGTACCGAGCACGTGATCCTCCCCAACGGTCGCAATGGGGGCTGGTAGTTCTACCCAGGTAGGGTCACTCGCGGACAGATCTGTCACCTGCAGATGTACGGTCGGGTTGGTGGTGTTCACCTTCGGATAGCGAATGCGCAACTCCTCCGGATACTGCTTGTCCGTATCGTCCGGCGAGCCGTACAGATGGTAGGTGAACTCTTTTACCTCCCGATCATCGAAGCTGGCCATGGCGAGGCGGCGCCCGTTCGGCGAAAACCACAGCGTGGCATCCGTGCCGAACACTTCCTCCTCGTACACCCAGTCGGGGATGCCATTGTAAATCACGCCCGGCACGCCGTTGGTAGTGAGGGAACGTTCCACGGGGTCAAGCAGCGAGGCACGGTAGTACAGGTTGTTATCCTTGACGTAGGCGAGACTCTGCCCGGTCGGGGAGAGGATGCAGATGGACACCTCCTCCTGGTTGGCAATGTGGTACACCGTGCTGGAGAGGTGGGCAACATCAATCAAACGCTTAAGTGGAGTGTTGCTACGATTGACGACAATGTTATCTACTTACTCGCTCAAGGTGTCGTAGATTGCGTACTTCGATAGAGATGAATGTCTAAACACCTGCGGACGAGAGGTAAGATTGATAAGAGATGAGTTTGCATATTAAATTGGGATCctgttttctctctcgctctcttcttACCGTTCGAACATCGTACCGGACAAGGGCCTTGGTGAAGTCGGGCTTAATCAGCTGAATCGAAGCTCCCCGGAACTGGCTCTGTAAGCAAGGGAACCAAGCTGTTTGATGAGAGAACTTCACAACCTTTTCACACTCCACAAGCCTAGCGCCAACCTACCAAAGCGTCAgtcgtcaccaccaccacactgtCCCCGGTGTTAACGTTCAGCTTCACGTAATCTCCACCCTGGCGGTACAGCAACTCCTCCCCGGACAGCCACGTCCCGTTGAAGCCTCGCAATCCGAACTGGTTCGGGATGATTTCATCGAACGTGAAATCTTTCAGCTCCCCGGACGCCTGCTTTGCTTCGAACGGTGCCGCGAAAGAATGGCCCACAAGCAGCAGGCCAGCTGCAAGCAGTACTGCCGTGTACTGCATCATGTGACGCACAACGCCTCGACTACTTCTCAAGATCACTCTTACTTTCTTCCGCGAAAACCACAACCGATCCGGTCGGTGGTCAGCTAATTAAATGAAGCCTTCGCTCTGTCTCTTCCCGTAAGGTCTCCGCCGACACAGCAAATTGCTGATAGTGTAATCTTTTACTATCATGTTCGATAGACTGGCGGGCAGGTCGTATGGCCATATCTCGGTTAATTCAAAGACCGTATAGATAATGGTGGGTTGCTTCGGACGAGCGATGCCAAAGCGCTGGTAAGGAATTAGGGTTATTGACAAGCGAAAGAGCCTGTTGAACAGAAGGGGCCGGATTAGTGGTGATGAAGGCGATAAAAGGTCGATGAAAGGATGGGTTCTTGAATTCAATTCCCTAGGGATAGGGAACTACTGCCATACAGACACATCTTCAGTTTTACTACTGAAGTATGTAAGTTTGAGTGGTTCACTTGTGATTTTCAACAATTGCAGGTGGAATTCTACCCACGAAAGGAGGTTGCTTCAATGAATCAACGAACATCACTAACCACGGTCAACTGTCACCGTGCAGCTAGGCTAGTGTGGCGTTGTCTTAGCAACGGTTTTGCTGCTTGACGCTCTCTGGTGGCGATTTGGTAAACTATGCATCGTTCTCGCTCGATCGGATCTCTTCTGCATATCACAGCATTTGTACGAGTGAATTCCAAAATCCAGATGAAAATCAACCACTTCTCAGCCGAATCAATGGCTGATAGTAGAAAAGAGACACATCTATCGCATCTTTCGAGCTCTTCCAGCATGCGGGAATATCTTCAGATCGCTCCAAATCAAACAAAGACGGTGAAGAAGATacagcttgtttgaacaatcAATGTTCTCATGTGGATGTCTGTGCGTTTCGTGCTCTTGTCTTTCTTTTTGGGAAAGTTGTATCAACTGTTTTGCTAGCCAGATTTTCTACTACCCTTGCCGACAGACTGTTGGATGGATTTAGTCGCCTATCATCATTTCGACCGAGAGGAGATATTACGCACGGCACACTGTAGTTCCTAATCATGACGCGCCGTTCTCTGCTCTGGTTTGCCCTATCGTTGGCAGTGCTTGCCATCAACGTGAGTGAACAGTGATGGTGTCGAGGCTGCCAGATTAGTGCATCTTGtttgatctctctctctatcgtgATCTCTCCTTTTCAAATTCACTTCCAGCTGCACCATGCATCCGCCCAGCTGGACAACGCGATCGTCAGCAAGCGCAGCTCGATTAACTCCACGCTCGTCTCCTTCTCCAACAACATCGTGAACAAGGTGAACGATTACTCGAACAAGTTCGTCAGCCTGCGCAACGATATGTCGTTCCATCTGAAGAGTTCCTCGGAAACGATCACCCAGTTCCTGACGAGCGAAAGCATCAGCCAGAATGCACTGCTCGCGCTGGACGTGCTGCAGAAGTCGAGTTCAACGCTGCAGTCGAGCTCGTCGGCATCGATCACGGTGTCCGCCAGCTTCTCGTCCGTTGGGACGTGTATGAACACCAAAATGCAAGCGTCCGTCAGTGCGACGTTCAGCGCATTCAGCACGGCACAGTCACAGTACTTTAGCATCATCACCAGCTCGTCCTCACCGTTCCTGTCCACCTGCCGTTCGCGGTTCTCCAACACGGCCCAGGACTCGGTCAACCAGGCGGGCGATCGTTTCCAGGACTGTCTGAACGACGAAAACAACGAGCAGGGCCGCGTGTCCTGGATCATCAACAACTTCGTGACGCTCATTAAGCAAAACTATCAGGCTCTGGGCAACCATGTGCGCTCCTGCGCAAGCCTCGGCTCACCCTCATCCCGGGAGGAAGTGCAGGCTGAAATCAATGCCTGTTACAAGGGGGTACGTGTGTGGTTGGGCGATTGAAAGGGCGGACTTGTCCAATGACAACGGTATATTCATTCCAGATCTCGATCTACGTGGGCCCGATTTACGAGGCGACGATCGCACAGCAGTTCACGCTGATCAACACGATGATGCAGCTGGAGGTGGTGGCATCGAACAATCGGGTCAAGACCTGCATCAACCAGGTCGCCAAAACGTACACGGCAATGGCGGAGGGAATTGTGCCATCGCTTAACACGTGTCTATCTACTGGCCAGTAATGGAGAGGGGCAGCCACAACCaatagcagcagtagcagcagcagcgtttgCAACGGAAGCAGCTGAATATATATGTTTcttctttgttgttttataTGTCGATAAGAAATAGGAAAAAGAGTCAAAAATATTCAAAGGATGTTCagtgtacaaaaaagaaagaaatcacTTACATGATGGATGTCGGTGCCTTCATATATCTTTTGCAAAGGAATGGAATTAACGTTGAATATTACAGTAATTGCGGAATTATATAAATCTCCTTCTTATTTGTCATAACGATGTCGGTTGCTCGAGCCCTGCCTAAAGATTCCAAtagagttgttttgtttgctaataAGAATCGTTCCTTAGACTTGCTTGGTTTGCTAATAAGAATCGGTCCATATAAGATATGAATCCAATCAAGTAGCCTGTTGTTAGGTTGCAGTTTTGACATCTGTACAACGGCGCCCAGCCAACCAAAAATAGATCGTATGAGGCTAGAGCCATTAGAAAGAGCCgccaacagcaaacagccTGGTTAGCAACTGACCAGGTGCATCTCAAGGTATCTTCaatagtacaaaaaaaagttaaaataagGTCAATCACAAAGTTGCGTTGTCCTTTCCAACGTCCTATCCTTCACGATTAGAGGgagctctttttttattatttttgcctGCGTCATACATTTTGCAACATATTGCTACCAGTTTGTTCAAGTGGTACTGCAATCGGGTTGTTTACCTACCACCAGCAGGACCTTGGATGTGTTATTGCAATCCACATTGCCCGGGCGTTATTCAAGCTTCAAGAGAAAAAGCTGAAATGTTGAATCCTCTAACACAAAGACAATCTGAAAAATTGAGCATTTTGTTCGTCTGCTGCCTTGTCCCATTAAATGGGCATCGACATCAAGATCAATCGATTTAGCCCTGGAAtgatcggtttttttttgcaaaaaatcatttgatttaattttaacgactctaGTGACTAGTGTTTCATGTATCTGAACCTCACCAGAGAGTTTTATCTTCAAGGGTGTTCTGTTTTACCGAAATAACAGCACTCAGGATGGATGCAATTGTTCAAACTATTCAAAGAATTGAGCCACAACAGACAAATGAATGTCGGGGACTCATTCTTCCTAGTATTGCTTGATATTGGCAAATATTGGAGCAAGCGTATTCTCACAAAACGACCAGAGAACTTCATAGTTGCTGgtgaataaacaaacatcacCACTTCGCAGATTTGAAGTTCCTCAGGGATAGCGTTTTAGTTGGAATAGCATGGAAGGAGGGAATATATCCCATAGTAGTATATGGTCTTATCATCGGTAAATATTGGCCCAGCTGTACGATGATGCTAACCGCCAGCATACACCTTCAATCCGCATTAGATTCATCGGAAGATTAGTGATGGTAAATGTTTTCCGAGCAATTACTAACGCAACTAACGTCCAACTTGGATAAACAGATTCAGACGAGAGTTTAGCTGAGCTGATTTCAAACTGTCCGACTTTTGCAAAACTCGCATCAAACATTTTgctaaaaaatcattttgaacTATTATTACATATCATATTTTAAGCATGTCTGTTGCCATAAACATTTAGCTCAAATTTTTGCCTCTTTTATTTCTATCACGTCCAAAATGTGTTCCCATCCAAGCATCTTTTCAGGTTGTACAAATATTTAAACGTCTGGCTAGGTGAAGACTGAACTGAAACCCCGAACCCGAAGCCGAGAGACGTGCAGTAGGTAGCCGTGATTGCGCAGGCAGTCTGTGCCACTGTTGCAGTGCCCTGGAAAAGGATACGTTGCTGAAGGGCGCGTGGAGGGGAAGGGAAttgggaagagagagagggggagaaaaaagatGGAAAAGATGGTGCTTTGGCCAGATTCGGTAAACATGCTGCCGTCCAAAAAACTAGAACAGATCCACCCTGCCAGACACGGCCGGAGTACGCGAGAAGTGGTCGAACCGAACGCACGCTGTTCGTAAACTTCGTCTTTGATATACTAATAAGTTTACCGTATCGTAGTTAGCCTTGCATCACCATGGGAGTGTGGAGCGCTTGTACTGTGCTGCTGATACCGCTGCTCTGTGGCTTGAGCGTACGTGAGAGCCGTGACTGTCCTGTTCTGTTCTAGTAAGCGCACGCAGTTGGTGATCTTTCGTTTCTTCTTCGCCCCTTTGGCCTTCTTCTTCTAGCATGGTTCGCCAGATCTGGGACTGGACATTTCGATCGACTTTGTTACGAGCAATAACCCCAACATCCAATCGGCCGCCGGTATGGTATCGTTCACTACGTCCGATTTGCAGGGCGCGATCGGTGGCTACCAGCTTGCCAAGCTGAACGGCGCCACCAACCTGATCGTGTCGGGCGAAGCGCTGATTTCCCTCGTCGGTAACATCACCGTCAACGTGAACGATGTGCTGCGCAATATCTCGTTCGTGTCGAGCAACAAGCAGACGGCCCCGTCCTGTATGTTTGGCAGCATGAACGCCACCATGGATCGGGCATTCGCTTCGCTCGATCAGGCGAGCACGCTGATCAAGAGCATCCAGACGTCTACGTCTTCCCAGAACACTGGCGCTCTCACGTCCTGGGTGATGATGATCCAGACGGCGATGACGGACATCTCCACCTATCTGGACCAGCTGTACAAGGGTGTGGCGGCGGTGCTTGCCTCTGGCCAGCCGCTAACGCAGTCCACCATTCAGGCAAACATCAACCAGGCCGTGCTGTTCAACCTGGCCGGTGCCATTTCGGTAGTGACGACCGCGGAGAAGGGTCTTACCACGACCGTGCGCGCGATTCGCTCCTCGTTCGAGCAGTCGGGCAACATTCTGAACTCTTACAGCAACGATCTGAACAATGCGTTGAACTCGGTCAACAATACACAGAGGGATTACTACAACCAGGTGGTGGGCCGCATTTCCTCCTACCAGGGCAAGATCTCGTGGGAGTTCGGCTGGGGTGTGACCGATATCAAGAACACACTGTCGCGCGTGAACAGCTTCGTCTTCGATCAGGATACGAGCAAAGCGGCCCAGCAGCTGAACATCTCGATCGGTGTCACCAACACCGCGATCCAGTCCAACTCAGTCATCATCCAGAGCAGCATGCAGAGCCAGATGACGCAGATCTTTACCGGCGCGGAATCGTTCATTCAGACCAACGTAAAGGCGCTGGTGCCGGTGTTTGATAAGTCCCTGTTCGGTCTGGCCGCCACCATGTCGGGGGGTGGCGCGTTCGCTAGCAACTGCAACTTCAAGTACGGTGGCGCCATCACGAACCTCGAGAACAACATGCGGGACGGACTGCAGAAGTGCTTCAACGACTATGCCAACACGGGCTACACGGACTCGTTCGTCAGCGAGTACAACATGGTGATCCGCGAGCAGACGCGTACCATCGCAAACCGCATCAACTTCTGCCTTAATCTGGGCTCCAACACCTCGCCCAAGGTGATCAAGCTTGGCATTGCGGCGTGTCTTTCTGAGGTGAGTTAGTGTACCTAGTAGAAGTGCAATTTCGTTTCCGATTGTTTCAAacgtttttcttctgcttcttcttctccgcCCCTAGACGGTCGCGCTGAGCGATGCCCTGATGAAGGATGTAAGCATCCAGTCGAAGCTGGTCGTGGCAATGATCAATCTCGAGAGTTTGGCAACGGTGCAGCGTGTGGAGAGCTGTGCGGCCATCCTGAACCACGGACTGGTGGCCAAGGCGGCCAAGCTGGATCAGCTGTTGGCTACCTGCCAAACGACCAACCAGTAGTGTAGTAGTAGAGGAATAAAAGAATGAGGCGTAATAGCTGTATGTGTGCGAGTATACTCGACGAACTAATAAATAATACCAAACCGATGGGTTGATGGATATTAGTATTCATTGGTTATACATTCGATATACCTGATAGTGGCGAAAATATCCCAAATTGAGAGAACTTCGGGATCTTTAATGAAGATTTGTGTGATGAATCTTCTGTACGAGTCTGGAGAATTGAGGAGCAAATGGAATCAATTTCAAGTCTCTTGAACTTTGTGATTCTTTAATCCAAAGATCAATCTAtcaatattaataaattatgaTATTCAGCATTCTCCAACGATAAATGATTCTTGTTGAATCCTTATCAATTTCGCATCTGTTTCATCTTAAATAATTGCAatttacacaaacaaaaaccataaaaTGCTGCATTCTAATTACAGAGGCCTTAGAGATCACTTTTCTTATTCGAAAATTTCAAGATTCATGATCTTCCTGagagaaaaattaaataaaataatcttaCAACTGTCACAAACAATCGACAAACATCTGCGATCTGTTCCCGTTTCTCAATCTCATCTTCTTTGGCGCAACAACCGTggttggtcaaggcctgcttgtACCTCTAAGAGAGCTTGACActactcttcttcttcttcttcttcttttttctcaacaaccgttgtcggggtcaaggcctgcttgtACCACTTGTAGGGTTGgcggctttcagtgacttttggatcACCCCCATATAGCAGGATAGCCAGTCATGTCCTACACAcacgtatggcggcacagtctatttggggcttgaacccatgacgagtgtgttgttaagtcgtacgagtttacgactgtactacgagaccggttCGAGCTTGACGACTATTAGTGACTTGATAATTACCCATAGCAAGAGGCACGATCCCATACgtggcttgaacccatgacggacatatTGTTACCCGTGCaggttgatgactgtaccaggGGATCGGGTAATTTCCAAAATATTTCGCACTATTTTACCGAGGAATGAAGGTCAGGTTATTGTACTTACTCTACAAAACGCGTCCCGcccttttgtgtgttgttatcAAACGTATCTTACTACGCTTGCTACGATGCTACTACGCTTCCAGAACCATCATCACTATAATCAATGGTTAACATTGAGGAAcattcaaattcaatttcccGCGCAGGCTTGCAGGTGTATGCCAAGATCGAGAACCTACACACCCTTCTTatcaatcaacaacaacacatggTTTGCTCCACACAGGTATGGTATGAAAAATAAGGGCACGgcgaaggaggggggggggggagggcacaACCTGGGATGGACAAACATTGCTAGTTTTCACGCAGGCGATCTTGCACGGTGATCATAACAGTTCTCGATGCTTCTTTGCGGAGACGTTTGCACGTGCCAGACAAATGGGGCCAACACGGGATCGGTCTGTGTTTTCTGAACGTTTTTCGCGCATTCTACCACCGACACAATGGCTGGGATTGTCCTGCTTTCAGGAGTCTTCCGAAACGGGCACACAGCCGGTATAAAAGTACCTGCCCGACCGGGTAGTGTGATACAGTTTTCAAAGTAGTGCTCTCGTTGGCTCATCCAGCCCACCACACTCCCGAACAAAACACCTCAATCGCGATGCTGTGGAAGAAGGCCTTCCTGCTTTGCGCTTTGCTGGTCTCCGCCCAGGTAAGTGAAGCTTGTGGAGGATACAGACACGAAACCGGTAACTAACGATTTGTTCGGAATTCCTGCTTTTCCCGCTGTCCTAGGCGGCACCGCAACTCAGTCTTCTTGGAACGGTGACAAACGGCTTTCTGGGACTGCTAAACAATGTCGCTACCTCATTGATCTCCGGCACCTCGGGCACCCTGAGCGGTAGCCTTAACCTCGGCAACATCGGTGTCGCCGGCAGTGGGACGATCAGCACGAACCTGCCGATACTGAACCTCGTGAACAATGTGGTCTCCTCGACGCTGAACGCGCTGAACACGGCCGTCACCAACATCGGTACGGCGGCGGGCACGCTGCTGACCAACACGCTGTCCACGATCACGAACACGCTGAACAGCCTGCTCGGCGGTGTCACCACCAACCTGAACACCATCGGTTCCGGACTGTCGGGTGCACCGACCGCAGCCAACGGTCAGATCGTCACCAACGCGCTGAACAACGTGGCCACCGCCGTCAATTCGGCCGTCAGTGCCGCCTCGTCCGTGTTCGGCAACTCGACCGTTGCTGCCGCGCTGGGCAACCTGACGAACACGCTCAACGCCGATCTGGCCACCGCCATCCAGGCGATCAACAATGCCACCGCTAACCCCGGCACGGCCACCACCCTGCTCGGTGCGCTCGGCCCGAACGGTATCAGCTCGATCGCGACCTTCCTCGGCGATGCGGCCAACGTGCTGTACACTACCGCCAACATCCCGCTGCAGCTGTCCGCGGCCGCACAGGTCAGTGGAGCGCTTGCTGCGAACGCAGCCGTCCCGTACACCCCAGCCGGCATTGCCGCCGTCAACGCGACCGTTAACGCCGCCCTGAACAACGCCAACAACGTGCTGAACTCGGCGGTCGGTTCGTTCAACAACATCATCGCGAACGTTGCCCCGGCGACCAATGCCGCCCTGACGCAGGGCATCACCAACATCAACAACGCGCTGACCTCGCTCAACAGCGTGCTGAACCTGTTCGCCGGCCAGACGAAGGCAAGCGTGACGGCCGCCGCCAACACGGCCATCAGCAACCTGACCAGCCTGGTGTCGACGCTCCAGTCGAGCCTGGCCGTCCTGAACACGGTGACGCTGAATGCCGTCGCCTCGGCGAACGCCTCCATCTCGGGCAACGCGTCCGCCGTGATCGGACCGATCGTGGCCAACCTGGCCAGCACGAACGCGACCATTGTGAACTGCTCCCGGACCTACCTGCCGCTGGCCGTACGCACGGACGTCTTCTACACGACCGCCCTCGGTGGCTGCGTAGTGGACGCGACCAACGTGGTGAACATCCTGGTCGGCAACACGATCGCGGTCGTCAACTCGGCCGTCACCCGTGTCCGCACCTCGACGGCCAGCGTCAGCGTGTGCATTGCGTCGCTCTTCCCGTCCACGCTCTGCCAGACCGCGACCGTGCCGAACGCACCGGCCTACATTACGAACGTGGCGCTCGATGTGGCCAACATCAAGACGGGTGAGGTGGTGGATGTGGCCAACACGGCCAACGATGTGGCGACCTGCACGAGCAGCACCGCCAACGCGGCTGCCGCTGATTTCGCTGCCATCGCGGCCGCGTACAACCAGTGCATCGGTGCCTAAGGATGGCGGAGCActcttttgcttccttcctgcGCCGggtagattttgtttttaatacgAGCAACACAGGTATTCTAATAAAGATCGAACTTACTATTATTATCACTGTATCACTGCAAACTGATGTTGACGTTGAGTTGCTTCACTGACATTTGGCGGGCCAAGGTGTATATACACACATGCTAACTAGATCGTGAGATATGCCAAAGCGATGACAAGTGTAGTGCTGTTCGGACAGGAAAAAACAACTTCCGGCAGAAATTTTATTCCCAAAAGTGTTTATTAGTTAATCTACAGTGCCGTCTTAGCTTCTACCGGTTGCGGTGGACTTTGTAGCTTCCATCTTGTCACGGAGAAGTACACCGCCAGTACTAGACCGATTATTCCAAGCGCACCCAGCGCATATGCGACGTAAACACCGATGTCGGGAAGTATCAGGATTAGCTACGGGAGTGGACACAAAATGGCGCATTAGTTGGTCAGTGAAATGGTCGGAAAAATGTCTCCGCTTACCTTTATATCGTCCGCCAACTCCTCGGTCAGGCTCGCCGTTTGCCGGAACCATAGCACCGGCAGCATCACCTCCGGTATGCCCTTCAGCAAGCTGTAACAGAGAGATGAGAGAGCCGCATTAAAAACCACTCCCTGCAACGATTTTACACAGAAACGCTTACGTCATGCCGTACTGCTTCACGTCCAGATTGACCTGCAGCTGGGCCCGCACACCCAACGGCACGCCCGTGTACGGTTCCAGCTCCATCTCGAACCGATGCTCCTTCTCGTTCGGCTGCATCCCACTTATCCCCTTCAGATAGCTCTCGTTCGCTAGATAAAAGTGGGGAAACGAAACCGTCGCCGGTGCACCGAACTTGCACCTCGAAACGTCCATCGCCCCATTGTCCAGCAGCGGACAGTCGGCCACATTCTCCGCGGTACACTGACACTCCGTATCCGGATAGTGCAGCCCATTGTCGAACACCCGATCCGTCCCGATCCAGCGCAACCCATCGATACCGTACCGCTCCATCTCCTCGGCGTACTGCAGCGTGACCGCGCTGCACACGTCCGGCGCAAACACGCTCACGCTTGGCGGCGTGCCACTGAGCGTGCGGCCCCACGGTGGCCAAACTTCCCCGGTCGTGCCACGGATCCGGCCGCACTCGCCCCGATAGTAGTCGGTTGCGTTCGCACCGTTCCAGAGCCGCATCACGCCGGTATTGTACACGCTA
Proteins encoded:
- the LOC3291671 gene encoding extracellular matrix-binding protein EbhA — its product is MAGICDTVFKVVLSLAHPAHHTPEQNTSIAMLWKKAFLLCALLVSAQAAPQLSLLGTVTNGFLGLLNNVATSLISGTSGTLSGSLNLGNIGVAGSGTISTNLPILNLVNNVVSSTLNALNTAVTNIGTAAGTLLTNTLSTITNTLNSLLGGVTTNLNTIGSGLSGAPTAANGQIVTNALNNVATAVNSAVSAASSVFGNSTVAAALGNLTNTLNADLATAIQAINNATANPGTATTLLGALGPNGISSIATFLGDAANVLYTTANIPLQLSAAAQVSGALAANAAVPYTPAGIAAVNATVNAALNNANNVLNSAVGSFNNIIANVAPATNAALTQGITNINNALTSLNSVLNLFAGQTKASVTAAANTAISNLTSLVSTLQSSLAVLNTVTLNAVASANASISGNASAVIGPIVANLASTNATIVNCSRTYLPLAVRTDVFYTTALGGCVVDATNVVNILVGNTIAVVNSAVTRVRTSTASVSVCIASLFPSTLCQTATVPNAPAYITNVALDVANIKTGEVVDVANTANDVATCTSSTANAAAADFAAIAAAYNQCIGA
- the LOC3291669 gene encoding uncharacterized protein LOC3291669, with protein sequence MTRRSLLWFALSLAVLAINLHHASAQLDNAIVSKRSSINSTLVSFSNNIVNKVNDYSNKFVSLRNDMSFHLKSSSETITQFLTSESISQNALLALDVLQKSSSTLQSSSSASITVSASFSSVGTCMNTKMQASVSATFSAFSTAQSQYFSIITSSSSPFLSTCRSRFSNTAQDSVNQAGDRFQDCLNDENNEQGRVSWIINNFVTLIKQNYQALGNHVRSCASLGSPSSREEVQAEINACYKGISIYVGPIYEATIAQQFTLINTMMQLEVVASNNRVKTCINQVAKTYTAMAEGIVPSLNTCLSTGQ
- the LOC133392792 gene encoding uncharacterized protein LOC133392792, giving the protein MGVWSACTVLLIPLLCGLSHGSPDLGLDISIDFVTSNNPNIQSAAGMVSFTTSDLQGAIGGYQLAKLNGATNLIVSGEALISLVGNITVNVNDVLRNISFVSSNKQTAPSCMFGSMNATMDRAFASLDQASTLIKSIQTSTSSQNTGALTSWVMMIQTAMTDISTYLDQLYKGVAAVLASGQPLTQSTIQANINQAVLFNLAGAISVVTTAEKGLTTTVRAIRSSFEQSGNILNSYSNDLNNALNSVNNTQRDYYNQVVGRISSYQGKISWEFGWGVTDIKNTLSRVNSFVFDQDTSKAAQQLNISIGVTNTAIQSNSVIIQSSMQSQMTQIFTGAESFIQTNVKALVPVFDKSLFGLAATMSGGGAFASNCNFKYGGAITNLENNMRDGLQKCFNDYANTGYTDSFVSEYNMVIREQTRTIANRINFCLNLGSNTSPKVIKLGIAACLSETVALSDALMKDVSIQSKLVVAMINLESLATVQRVESCAAILNHGLVAKAAKLDQLLATCQTTNQ
- the LOC1277790 gene encoding protein croquemort, whose amino-acid sequence is MGGCCSNWSPTGKRLCALGSTTALCVFALALGLVWPALIWQIAKREFVLEPGTEVYKNWIEPPIDTYLELYLWNWTNADAYLTEKPHLEQLGPYTFREVHERVNLKWNDNDTLTFQQRRIWYHVPELSVGDYETDRVVTINPVLLTVGYALRNEPEFLFYVDGIIMLNGLATTPFYNVLVREMIFEGYDDTLLTNLLALLALLPEESRPPIDLPPYDRFGWFFGRNGSETYDGTFTIGTGKDSVYNTGVMRLWNGANATDYYRGECGRIRGTTGEVWPPWGRTLSGTPPSVSVFAPDVCSAVTLQYAEEMERYGIDGLRWIGTDRVFDNGLHYPDTECQCTAENVADCPLLDNGAMDVSRCKFGAPATVSFPHFYLANESYLKGISGMQPNEKEHRFEMELEPYTGVPLGVRAQLQVNLDVKQYGMTLLKGIPEVMLPVLWFRQTASLTEELADDIKLILILPDIGVYVAYALGALGIIGLVLAVYFSVTRWKLQSPPQPVEAKTAL